One genomic region from Marinobacter szutsaonensis encodes:
- the glcF gene encoding glycolate oxidase subunit GlcF: MQTNLVQQFANTPEGQEAESILRACVHCGFCTATCPTYQELNDERDGPRGRIYLMKMFLEGEEITEKTRDHLDRCLTCRSCETTCPSGVQYGRLVDISRGLIEKELPREPKEKWLRWGLARVLPNRQLFGLLLRMGQVFRPVLPEKLRTKVPPRKSASPWPAASHNRVVLALAGCVQPSATPNTNAAAARVLDKLGITMVEAPEAGCCGAVNYHLSEHEKGLERMRQNIDAWWPAIEAGAEAIIMTASGCGAMVQDYGHLLKDDPVYAAKAKKVSELCTDLGAFLLKQDLETLKLNQSPGKVAFHCPCTLQHAMKQNGVVEQVLTKAGVELAQTKDKHLCCGSAGTYSVLQPELSQKLLDNKLKALTVDNPDRIVTANIGCQMHLETKSPVQVNHWIELLDQ; encoded by the coding sequence ATGCAAACGAATCTGGTTCAACAATTTGCCAATACTCCCGAAGGACAGGAGGCCGAGTCGATTCTCCGGGCCTGTGTGCACTGTGGTTTCTGTACCGCCACCTGCCCAACCTACCAGGAGCTGAATGACGAGCGTGACGGTCCCCGTGGACGGATCTACCTGATGAAGATGTTCCTGGAAGGTGAGGAGATCACCGAGAAAACCCGGGATCATCTGGACCGCTGTCTGACCTGTCGCAGTTGCGAGACCACCTGTCCCTCCGGCGTTCAGTATGGCCGGCTGGTGGATATCAGCCGTGGCCTGATCGAAAAAGAGTTGCCCCGCGAGCCCAAGGAAAAGTGGCTGCGCTGGGGCCTGGCGCGGGTCCTGCCGAACCGGCAGCTGTTCGGCCTGCTGCTGCGCATGGGGCAGGTGTTCCGACCGGTGTTGCCGGAGAAGCTGCGCACCAAGGTGCCGCCGCGCAAGAGCGCAAGCCCATGGCCCGCAGCCAGTCATAACCGGGTCGTCCTGGCCCTGGCCGGCTGTGTTCAGCCGTCGGCAACGCCGAACACCAACGCCGCTGCCGCCCGTGTTCTGGACAAGCTTGGTATCACCATGGTCGAGGCGCCGGAAGCCGGCTGCTGCGGCGCGGTGAACTACCACCTGTCCGAGCATGAGAAAGGTCTGGAGCGCATGCGCCAGAACATCGATGCCTGGTGGCCCGCCATCGAGGCCGGCGCGGAGGCAATCATCATGACCGCTTCCGGCTGCGGTGCCATGGTGCAGGACTACGGTCACCTGCTGAAGGACGATCCGGTCTACGCCGCGAAGGCCAAGAAGGTCAGCGAACTGTGCACTGATCTCGGGGCGTTCCTGCTCAAGCAGGACCTGGAAACGCTCAAGCTCAACCAGAGCCCGGGTAAGGTGGCCTTCCACTGCCCCTGTACCCTGCAGCATGCCATGAAGCAGAACGGGGTGGTGGAGCAGGTGCTGACCAAGGCTGGCGTAGAACTGGCGCAAACCAAGGACAAGCACCTGTGCTGCGGCTCCGCCGGCACCTATTCGGTGTTACAACCCGAACTGAGCCAGAAACTGCTGGACAACAAGCTCAAGGCCCTGACCGTGGACAACCCGGACCGCATTGTGACCGCCAACATCGGCTGCCAGATGCACCTGGAGACCAAGTCACCGGTGCAGGTGAACCACTGGATCGAACTGCTCGACCAGTGA
- the glcE gene encoding glycolate oxidase subunit GlcE, whose translation MADMTQQLQEQVLQARNTGQKLNIVGGGTKAFMGRTADPEAGTLSLAGHTGIVEYHPVELVLTVRAGTPIKDIEAALAEEGQCLHFEPPRFGDASTIGGTLACNLSGPGRPWSGSVRDQVLGIRLLNGKGEHMRFGGQVMKNVAGYDVSRLQAGAMGTLGVITEISMKVMPKPAATATLVEEMALEDVIDYMNRRAGEPKPITGACWVDGKVYLRLSGARSAVEATAEKWSGEVMEGGDDFWQQVRDMQHEFFAGNDVPLWRLSVDSTAPNPKVEGNWFIDWAGSQRWFRGEASLGDLEPLARAAGGQVSLFRGGDRSGEVMHSQPEALKAIQRRVKNSFDPDGIFNPGRLYSWL comes from the coding sequence ATGGCTGATATGACCCAACAGTTACAGGAGCAAGTTCTCCAGGCCCGCAACACCGGGCAGAAACTCAACATCGTCGGTGGTGGTACCAAGGCATTCATGGGCCGCACTGCTGACCCGGAGGCCGGCACCCTGAGCCTGGCCGGGCACACCGGCATCGTGGAATACCATCCGGTGGAACTGGTGCTGACCGTGCGCGCCGGCACACCGATCAAGGACATCGAAGCTGCATTGGCCGAGGAAGGGCAGTGCCTGCATTTTGAGCCGCCAAGGTTCGGTGATGCCTCCACCATCGGCGGCACCCTGGCGTGCAATCTGTCCGGTCCGGGGCGGCCCTGGTCCGGTTCGGTCCGGGATCAGGTGCTGGGCATCCGCCTGCTGAACGGCAAAGGCGAGCACATGCGTTTTGGCGGCCAGGTCATGAAGAACGTGGCCGGTTACGACGTCTCCCGCCTGCAGGCCGGCGCCATGGGTACCCTCGGCGTTATCACCGAAATCAGCATGAAGGTGATGCCCAAGCCGGCTGCCACCGCCACACTGGTGGAAGAGATGGCCCTGGAAGACGTCATTGACTACATGAACCGCCGGGCCGGTGAGCCCAAGCCCATCACCGGTGCCTGCTGGGTCGATGGCAAGGTTTACCTGCGCCTGTCCGGCGCCCGGTCCGCTGTCGAGGCAACGGCCGAGAAATGGTCCGGAGAGGTCATGGAAGGCGGTGATGACTTCTGGCAGCAGGTGCGCGACATGCAGCACGAATTCTTTGCCGGCAACGATGTTCCACTCTGGCGCCTGTCGGTGGATTCCACCGCGCCCAACCCCAAGGTTGAGGGCAACTGGTTCATCGACTGGGCCGGCTCCCAGCGCTGGTTCCGTGGTGAGGCCAGCCTCGGTGACCTTGAGCCGCTGGCCAGGGCCGCCGGCGGTCAGGTGAGCCTGTTCCGCGGTGGCGATCGCTCCGGCGAAGTCATGCACAGCCAACCCGAGGCGCTGAAAGCCATCCAGCGCCGTGTGAAGAACTCGTTCGACCCCGACGGCATCTTCAATCCCGGCCGTCTCTATAGCTGGTTGTAA
- a CDS encoding FAD-linked oxidase C-terminal domain-containing protein gives MNTKPKASKAQLAEQFRSFIDPEYVITDDETLKPYECDGLAMYREMPMLVVLPETVEQVQRVMRICHENDVPVVARGAGTGLCAGAMPHKEGVVLSLAKFNRIIKIDPLGRTARLQPGVRNLAISEEAAQYGLYYGPDPSSQIACTIGGNVAENSGGVHCLKYGLTVHNILSVEMVTAEGDLITIGSDGLDSCGMDLLALITGSEGLLGVVTEVKVKLLPKPEVAQVIMAGFDSVEKGGDAVGGIISHGIIPGGLEMMDSHAIIAADDFAQAGYPRDAKALLLCEVDGTEEEVHEHIAEAEEVFRKLGATSIRTSQSEEERALLWKGRKSAFPAVGRISPDYYCMDGTIPRRHLARVLLEMDKMSDEYGLRVANVFHAGDGNLHPLILFDANVPGEFETTEEFGSKILELCVEVGGCITGEHGVGVEKIRQMAVQFNDEELQQFHDVKAAFDPTGILNPGKGVPTLKFCQEYRSIEHKQHKHEQTDAAHG, from the coding sequence ATGAATACCAAGCCGAAAGCCAGCAAAGCGCAGCTGGCGGAGCAGTTCCGGTCATTCATTGATCCGGAATACGTCATCACCGATGACGAAACCCTCAAACCCTACGAGTGCGACGGTCTCGCGATGTACCGCGAAATGCCCATGCTTGTGGTGCTGCCGGAGACCGTGGAGCAGGTGCAGCGTGTGATGCGCATCTGCCACGAAAACGACGTACCGGTGGTTGCCCGAGGTGCCGGAACCGGCCTGTGTGCCGGTGCCATGCCGCACAAGGAAGGGGTGGTGCTCTCGCTGGCCAAGTTCAACCGGATTATCAAGATCGATCCGCTCGGTCGAACGGCAAGGCTGCAGCCCGGTGTCCGTAACCTCGCCATCAGTGAAGAGGCGGCCCAGTACGGCCTGTATTACGGCCCGGATCCCTCGTCCCAGATCGCCTGCACCATCGGCGGCAACGTGGCGGAGAACTCCGGGGGCGTGCACTGCCTCAAGTACGGCCTGACCGTTCACAACATCCTGAGCGTCGAGATGGTGACCGCCGAGGGCGACCTGATCACCATCGGCAGTGACGGTCTGGATAGCTGTGGCATGGATCTGCTGGCGCTGATTACCGGGTCGGAAGGTCTGCTGGGTGTGGTGACCGAAGTGAAGGTCAAGCTGTTGCCCAAGCCAGAGGTGGCCCAGGTGATCATGGCCGGCTTCGACAGTGTGGAGAAGGGCGGCGATGCCGTCGGCGGCATCATCTCCCACGGCATCATTCCGGGTGGCCTGGAAATGATGGACAGCCACGCGATCATCGCCGCTGACGACTTTGCCCAGGCAGGTTACCCCCGCGACGCCAAGGCACTGCTGCTTTGCGAGGTGGATGGTACCGAGGAAGAAGTGCACGAGCATATCGCCGAGGCCGAGGAAGTTTTCCGCAAGCTGGGCGCAACCTCGATCCGAACCTCCCAGAGCGAGGAAGAGCGTGCCCTGTTGTGGAAAGGCCGCAAGTCTGCCTTCCCGGCGGTTGGTCGGATCTCGCCGGACTATTACTGCATGGACGGCACCATTCCCCGCCGCCATCTCGCCCGTGTCCTGCTGGAAATGGACAAGATGTCCGATGAATACGGCCTGCGCGTGGCCAACGTATTCCACGCCGGGGACGGCAACCTGCACCCGCTGATCCTGTTCGATGCGAATGTACCGGGTGAATTTGAGACTACCGAGGAATTCGGCAGCAAGATCCTCGAATTGTGTGTGGAAGTGGGTGGCTGTATCACCGGTGAGCACGGTGTCGGCGTCGAGAAGATCCGCCAGATGGCGGTGCAGTTCAATGATGAAGAACTGCAGCAGTTCCACGACGTCAAAGCCGCGTTTGACCCGACCGGTATCCTGAACCCGGGCAAGGGGGTTCCCACCCTCAAGTTCTGCCAGGAATACCGCTCTATCGAACACAAGCAACACAAGCACGAACAAACGGACGCCGCCCATGGCTGA
- a CDS encoding heme-binding protein produces MLTINRLDIADARILIEGAAEKAREIGVPMCIAVVDESGNLIAFERMDGGKITSVTIAQDKAFTAAAAKKATHDYNKVNTPGSLAFGIHTEVGCRISSVGGGLPVIVNGEVVGGIGLSSGTPQQDMDCAQAGIDYFETKRK; encoded by the coding sequence ATGTTGACGATCAATCGGCTGGATATTGCCGACGCACGGATCCTGATTGAAGGCGCGGCAGAAAAGGCCCGCGAGATCGGTGTTCCCATGTGCATCGCGGTGGTTGACGAGTCAGGTAACCTGATTGCGTTCGAGCGCATGGATGGTGGCAAGATCACCAGTGTGACCATTGCCCAGGACAAGGCGTTCACCGCAGCGGCAGCCAAGAAAGCCACCCACGACTACAACAAGGTGAACACGCCGGGTAGTCTGGCCTTCGGCATCCATACGGAAGTGGGCTGTCGCATCAGCTCCGTCGGTGGCGGCCTGCCGGTGATCGTCAACGGTGAGGTGGTCGGTGGTATCGGTCTCAGCTCGGGCACGCCACAGCAGGATATGGACTGCGCGCAGGCCGGTATCGACTATTTCGAAACCAAACGCAAGTAA
- a CDS encoding TRAP transporter large permease subunit has product MSTNTTTAPGSNLIGKLSTWLMIAATVALAFIICVEMINILFYDPWSDEKFLFKLSGSLSDVKIEPLTYLMFGSLAVALMMGLPLAFVTGGLGVMFIYLVGDSLMLNIVPSRIFPMMTNSDLAAIPLFIFMASMLERAGLIEEMFSVVYKWMGGLSGGLATATILASTILAAMVGVIGAAVVTMGIIALPAMLKRGYDHKIALGSIMAGGTLGILIPPSILAILYAVVAQQSVGELYLGSVVPGLLLSGLYIAYVLIRSWINPKLGPPVPVEERISLMEKLGLLKNLIAPLILVFLVLGLLFGGIATPVEAAGIGSFGAIVVAMMHGKFSIGGLREASVTTAKASAMVLWIMFGASVFVGFYILQGGQEFVTNAILGTGLSAYGILFLLMVLLVILGMFLDWVGILLLAVPIFIPIVEALEFPGLLGFPPVAGEDVVLWFGVLYLVNMQMSFLSPPFGYALFYIRGVCPPEISMGTIFKSSLVFLAIQAFGLFMCILIPGIVTWLPGLVYG; this is encoded by the coding sequence ATGAGCACAAATACAACAACTGCGCCGGGCAGCAACCTGATCGGTAAGCTGAGCACCTGGCTGATGATTGCCGCCACTGTGGCGCTGGCTTTCATCATCTGTGTTGAGATGATCAACATTCTTTTCTACGACCCCTGGAGTGATGAGAAATTCCTGTTCAAGCTCTCGGGCAGCCTTTCCGACGTCAAGATAGAGCCTTTGACCTATCTGATGTTCGGTTCCCTGGCTGTGGCCCTGATGATGGGGCTGCCGCTTGCGTTCGTGACCGGTGGTCTCGGGGTCATGTTCATCTATCTGGTGGGCGACTCGCTGATGCTGAACATCGTGCCGAGCCGTATCTTCCCGATGATGACCAACTCCGACCTGGCTGCAATACCGCTGTTCATCTTCATGGCCTCCATGCTGGAGCGCGCGGGCCTGATCGAGGAAATGTTCAGTGTCGTCTACAAGTGGATGGGCGGCCTCAGTGGTGGCCTGGCGACGGCAACCATCCTGGCTTCCACCATTCTTGCTGCGATGGTGGGTGTTATCGGCGCCGCGGTTGTCACCATGGGCATCATTGCCCTGCCGGCAATGCTCAAACGTGGCTACGACCACAAGATCGCACTCGGTTCGATCATGGCCGGTGGTACCCTCGGCATCCTGATCCCGCCGTCGATCCTGGCCATCCTCTATGCGGTCGTTGCACAGCAGTCCGTCGGTGAACTGTACCTGGGCTCTGTGGTTCCGGGCCTCCTGTTGTCCGGCCTGTACATCGCCTATGTATTGATCCGCAGCTGGATCAATCCCAAGCTGGGGCCGCCCGTACCGGTGGAAGAGCGTATTTCCCTGATGGAGAAGCTCGGCCTCCTGAAAAACCTGATTGCACCGCTGATCCTGGTATTCCTGGTGCTGGGCCTGCTGTTTGGTGGTATTGCAACGCCTGTTGAGGCAGCCGGTATCGGCTCTTTCGGCGCCATTGTGGTCGCCATGATGCATGGCAAGTTCTCCATCGGCGGGCTGCGTGAGGCCTCCGTGACCACAGCCAAGGCTTCCGCCATGGTGCTGTGGATCATGTTCGGTGCCTCCGTCTTCGTTGGCTTCTACATCCTGCAGGGCGGCCAGGAATTTGTGACCAACGCCATTCTCGGAACCGGTCTGTCGGCCTACGGCATCCTGTTCCTGCTGATGGTACTGCTGGTCATTCTCGGCATGTTCCTGGACTGGGTAGGCATTCTGCTGCTGGCAGTGCCCATCTTCATTCCGATCGTCGAAGCACTGGAATTCCCGGGCCTGCTGGGCTTCCCGCCGGTGGCCGGTGAGGACGTGGTGCTCTGGTTCGGTGTGCTCTACCTGGTCAACATGCAGATGTCCTTCCTCAGTCCGCCGTTCGGCTACGCGCTGTTCTACATCCGCGGCGTATGCCCGCCGGAAATCTCCATGGGCACGATCTTCAAGTCGTCCCTGGTGTTCCTGGCGATCCAGGCGTTCGGACTGTTCATGTGTATTCTCATCCCCGGCATTGTCACCTGGCTGCCAGGGCTGGTTTACGGTTAA
- a CDS encoding TRAP transporter small permease subunit — MSDLEGFGFVLPHWFYWGWLAVMPLIMMAWDKWSSGHGGETAEPELTPGELQAEEEDPLIYLQFEGNWFTKVVDWICDKSGLFVSFWTVNAVVFYFFEVVMRYLFNMPTIWVHESSFLLLGMQYLLAGAFALLHGAHVRVDVMYNLLPVRGRVGMDIFTSMFFFMFALVLLITSWTFFQNSYSMNETTVETWGIQYWPVKGMMVLGSFLLLLAGISKLIKDIVLFVRLGRERTA, encoded by the coding sequence ATGTCTGATCTTGAAGGTTTCGGATTCGTATTGCCGCACTGGTTCTACTGGGGCTGGCTTGCGGTCATGCCGCTGATCATGATGGCCTGGGACAAATGGAGTAGTGGCCATGGAGGCGAGACTGCCGAACCGGAATTGACACCGGGCGAGCTGCAGGCGGAAGAGGAAGACCCGCTGATCTATCTCCAGTTCGAGGGCAACTGGTTTACCAAAGTGGTTGACTGGATTTGTGACAAGTCCGGTCTGTTCGTGTCGTTCTGGACGGTGAATGCCGTCGTGTTCTATTTCTTTGAAGTGGTCATGCGCTACCTCTTCAACATGCCGACCATCTGGGTACATGAATCCAGCTTTCTGCTGCTGGGGATGCAGTACCTGCTGGCCGGAGCGTTCGCCTTGCTTCACGGCGCCCATGTGCGAGTTGACGTGATGTATAACCTGTTGCCGGTACGGGGCAGGGTCGGCATGGATATCTTTACCTCCATGTTCTTCTTCATGTTCGCCCTGGTACTGCTGATTACCTCCTGGACCTTCTTCCAGAACTCCTACTCCATGAATGAAACCACGGTTGAGACCTGGGGCATCCAGTACTGGCCGGTGAAAGGCATGATGGTGCTGGGTTCATTCCTTCTGTTACTGGCAGGTATATCCAAGCTGATCAAGGATATCGTCCTGTTCGTCCGTCTTGGCCGGGAGCGCACCGCATGA
- the dctP gene encoding TRAP transporter substrate-binding protein DctP yields the protein MGAGQAHAATTWKIQSVWDAGTVGYDLFEEWCNSIEEKSNGELIFKCFPAKAVAADNNALFDSVRNGVLQGMNPFTLYWSGKIPASVFLSSYPGGPDQPHQWDTMFYSMGMLEKTREIYKKFGLFYVGPIQHDANIIHSKTPVNSLDDLKGLKLRVPGGMVSEVFQAFGASTVSLPGSDIFPALEKGTIDAADYVGPAVNWELGFSQVTDYIIFGPPGVMSIYQPVDLMDLTVNMRAWNALDPKLQQLVEDEVRIYSQKHYLTIQKRNVEAMKKFKEAGDTVTRLSQEDMKEWRRRAIPIWYKWANKDEDARAIFDMQIEYMMNDTVGYIDESDLEGVPGR from the coding sequence ATGGGCGCCGGCCAGGCTCATGCCGCCACTACCTGGAAGATCCAGTCTGTATGGGATGCCGGTACCGTGGGTTATGACCTGTTCGAAGAGTGGTGCAACAGCATCGAAGAAAAGTCCAATGGTGAACTGATCTTCAAGTGTTTCCCTGCCAAGGCGGTTGCCGCCGACAACAACGCCCTGTTCGACTCTGTTCGTAATGGCGTTCTTCAGGGCATGAACCCGTTCACCCTGTACTGGTCCGGCAAGATTCCCGCTTCGGTTTTCCTGTCATCCTATCCAGGCGGCCCCGATCAGCCGCACCAGTGGGACACCATGTTCTACTCAATGGGCATGCTGGAAAAGACCCGTGAAATCTACAAGAAGTTCGGGTTGTTCTATGTGGGCCCGATCCAGCACGATGCCAACATCATTCACTCCAAGACTCCGGTAAACAGTCTTGACGACCTCAAAGGCCTGAAGCTCCGGGTTCCGGGTGGCATGGTCTCTGAAGTGTTTCAGGCGTTCGGTGCTTCTACCGTGAGCCTGCCGGGTTCTGACATCTTCCCGGCCCTGGAAAAGGGCACCATCGACGCAGCCGATTACGTGGGCCCGGCGGTGAACTGGGAACTGGGCTTCTCCCAGGTGACCGACTACATCATCTTCGGACCTCCCGGCGTAATGTCTATCTACCAGCCGGTGGATCTGATGGATCTGACCGTCAACATGCGTGCCTGGAATGCCCTGGATCCGAAGCTTCAGCAATTGGTTGAGGATGAAGTGCGCATCTATTCCCAGAAGCACTACCTGACCATTCAGAAGCGCAACGTCGAGGCTATGAAGAAGTTCAAGGAAGCGGGTGACACCGTGACCCGTCTGAGCCAGGAGGATATGAAAGAGTGGCGTCGCAGAGCCATCCCGATCTGGTACAAGTGGGCCAACAAGGATGAGGACGCCCGTGCCATCTTCGATATGCAGATCGAGTACATGATGAACGATACCGTTGGGTATATCGATGAGTCTGATCTTGAAGGTGTACCGGGCCGGTAA
- a CDS encoding FCD domain-containing protein, producing the protein MAISQEISYRLERLILDGGLAPGQKIPSERQLAARLRVSRAIIREALHELQGRGVIETRHGKGSFVASLVPETGEFEEQSPLMQLYEGHPRTLYDLLEVREQLEGQAAFLAAQRATSLDKHRITKAFRALEETDPLSNAKPDHGFHQAIVEASHNPVLVHLLSGLKSMMLLTVHAAVANLNPREEMRKTIVRQHRQLYDAIMNCKPAAAQKVATAHVRFVSDALKDMEQQGSKVIRAQLMPNGRNPDQSGIDFGRHSP; encoded by the coding sequence ATGGCTATTTCCCAGGAAATCTCATATCGGCTGGAGCGCCTCATCCTTGATGGTGGGCTGGCTCCGGGGCAAAAGATTCCATCCGAGCGGCAGCTCGCAGCGCGCCTGCGCGTGTCCCGCGCGATCATCCGCGAAGCCCTGCATGAATTGCAGGGCCGTGGCGTGATCGAAACCCGACACGGCAAGGGGTCCTTTGTTGCCAGCCTGGTTCCGGAGACCGGCGAGTTCGAAGAACAAAGCCCCCTGATGCAGCTTTACGAGGGGCATCCGCGCACTCTTTATGACTTACTCGAAGTTCGGGAACAGCTTGAGGGGCAGGCGGCGTTCCTGGCAGCCCAACGGGCCACCAGCCTCGACAAGCACCGGATTACCAAGGCCTTCCGTGCGCTGGAGGAAACCGATCCACTGAGCAACGCCAAGCCGGACCACGGCTTCCACCAGGCGATTGTGGAAGCCTCCCACAACCCGGTACTGGTCCACCTTCTCAGCGGTCTGAAAAGCATGATGCTGTTGACGGTCCATGCGGCGGTCGCCAACCTCAATCCCCGGGAGGAGATGCGCAAGACCATCGTGCGTCAGCACCGTCAGCTCTATGATGCCATCATGAACTGCAAACCGGCGGCAGCCCAGAAGGTAGCAACCGCCCACGTGCGCTTTGTCAGCGATGCGCTGAAAGACATGGAACAGCAGGGAAGCAAGGTGATCCGCGCCCAATTGATGCCGAACGGTCGCAATCCTGACCAATCAGGTATTGATTTCGGCCGTCACAGTCCGTAA
- a CDS encoding ABC transporter ATP-binding protein, with amino-acid sequence MADQAPLICRDIHKTFGKLEVLKGVSLETRKGDVVSLIGSSGSGKSTFLRCINLLETPTSGDIIVHGDPIRFTTNRKGERVPADNKQVEQIRSKLSMVFQSFNLWSHMTVLENIIEAPVNVLKVPKKEAIERAEAYLQKVGIYERKDYYPAQMSGGQQQRAAIARALAMEPEVMLFDEPTSALDPELVGEVLRVMQSLAEEGRTMIVVTHEMAFAKDVSTQVLFLHQGVIEEQGSPQKVFDNPDSERMKQFLAPNF; translated from the coding sequence ATGGCGGACCAAGCTCCCTTGATCTGCAGGGACATTCACAAGACCTTTGGCAAGCTTGAAGTACTCAAGGGAGTGTCACTGGAGACCCGCAAAGGCGATGTGGTGTCCCTGATTGGCAGTTCCGGGTCCGGCAAGAGTACTTTTCTGCGCTGCATCAACCTGCTGGAGACACCCACCTCCGGCGACATTATCGTGCATGGTGACCCAATCCGGTTCACCACGAACCGCAAGGGTGAGCGGGTTCCGGCCGATAACAAACAGGTTGAGCAGATCCGCTCCAAGCTTTCCATGGTCTTCCAGAGCTTCAATCTCTGGTCTCATATGACGGTGCTGGAAAACATCATTGAAGCGCCGGTAAACGTGCTCAAGGTCCCCAAAAAGGAAGCCATCGAGCGCGCCGAGGCCTATCTCCAGAAAGTCGGTATCTACGAACGCAAGGATTACTATCCGGCCCAGATGTCCGGCGGCCAGCAGCAACGTGCTGCCATTGCCCGGGCACTCGCCATGGAACCGGAAGTGATGCTGTTTGACGAACCCACATCGGCACTTGACCCGGAACTGGTGGGCGAGGTGCTGAGGGTCATGCAAAGCCTGGCCGAGGAAGGCCGCACCATGATCGTGGTCACCCACGAGATGGCGTTTGCAAAGGATGTGTCAACTCAGGTCCTGTTTTTGCATCAGGGCGTCATCGAGGAACAGGGATCGCCTCAAAAAGTGTTCGACAACCCTGACTCGGAGCGCATGAAACAGTTCCTGGCTCCCAACTTCTGA
- a CDS encoding transporter substrate-binding domain-containing protein → MKKLIVAASCALAMAAGTVQAKDWKEIRLAFDVPYEPFEYRDENGELTGFEVELAEAMCEELKAECEFVIQAWDGMIPGLLARKYDAIFSSMSITEERAERVLFSDPYYITPGGWFARDGFSADVTSKEEMEGKTIGVQRGTTMDTYATEEFGGIATIKRYTTAEDMVLDLEGQRLDVVFVDYPVGEQTILSQEGFKEVGEPVKLGQGVAVAMRKRDKDLANKVNAALKKLKNDGTYDAIMKKYFNYDIKI, encoded by the coding sequence ATGAAGAAACTGATTGTTGCAGCAAGTTGTGCCCTGGCCATGGCCGCCGGCACGGTCCAGGCCAAGGACTGGAAAGAAATCCGCCTCGCCTTCGACGTGCCCTACGAGCCGTTCGAATACCGTGATGAAAACGGCGAGCTGACCGGTTTCGAGGTTGAGCTGGCCGAAGCCATGTGCGAGGAACTCAAGGCCGAATGCGAATTCGTCATCCAGGCCTGGGATGGCATGATTCCGGGTCTGCTGGCTCGCAAGTACGATGCCATCTTCTCGTCCATGTCCATTACCGAAGAGCGGGCCGAGCGCGTTCTGTTCTCCGATCCGTACTACATCACTCCGGGTGGCTGGTTCGCCCGCGACGGTTTCTCTGCTGACGTGACCAGCAAGGAAGAGATGGAGGGCAAGACCATCGGTGTGCAGCGTGGCACCACCATGGACACCTACGCTACCGAGGAATTCGGCGGCATCGCTACCATCAAGCGCTACACCACTGCTGAAGACATGGTTCTGGACCTGGAAGGCCAGCGCCTGGACGTGGTGTTTGTAGACTACCCGGTGGGCGAGCAAACGATTCTCTCCCAGGAAGGTTTCAAGGAAGTGGGCGAGCCGGTCAAACTGGGCCAGGGCGTAGCCGTTGCCATGCGCAAGCGTGACAAGGATCTGGCCAACAAGGTGAACGCAGCTCTGAAGAAACTCAAGAATGATGGCACCTACGACGCCATCATGAAGAAATACTTCAACTACGACATCAAGATCTAA
- a CDS encoding ABC transporter permease: MLDLKGYGPELLDGAVVTIELAFLSLALALTLGLIGASSKLSGNRLARAIATFYTTVVRGIPDLVMMLLFYYGGQVTVNMLSDWIWEAYEIDFFFQFDPFISGVVTIGLIFGAYMTETFRGAFLAVETGQIEAARAYGFTRWHTFRRIMFPQMLRHALPGIGNNWQVLLKTTALVSIIGLTDMVRVAEEAAKAERMPFHFFIPVAAVYLALTAGSELFIKWLNKRANVGVVQGS; the protein is encoded by the coding sequence ATGCTCGACCTCAAAGGCTATGGCCCGGAACTGCTCGACGGAGCAGTGGTCACCATTGAACTGGCGTTCCTATCCCTGGCCCTGGCCCTGACTCTGGGGCTGATTGGCGCATCCTCGAAACTGTCCGGCAATCGCCTTGCCAGAGCCATTGCAACCTTCTACACCACCGTGGTCCGGGGCATTCCCGATCTGGTCATGATGTTGCTGTTCTATTACGGCGGTCAGGTAACGGTGAACATGCTGTCGGACTGGATATGGGAAGCCTACGAAATCGACTTTTTCTTCCAGTTCGATCCGTTTATCTCCGGTGTGGTTACGATCGGGCTGATTTTTGGTGCCTACATGACGGAAACCTTCCGTGGCGCATTCCTGGCGGTTGAAACTGGCCAGATCGAGGCCGCAAGGGCTTATGGGTTCACGCGCTGGCACACGTTCCGGCGAATCATGTTTCCACAGATGCTGCGCCATGCCCTGCCCGGCATCGGTAACAACTGGCAGGTACTGCTGAAAACCACGGCGCTGGTGTCCATCATCGGCCTCACCGATATGGTCCGGGTCGCGGAGGAAGCCGCCAAGGCGGAACGTATGCCGTTCCATTTCTTCATTCCGGTGGCGGCGGTTTACCTGGCGCTCACGGCAGGCTCCGAGCTGTTCATCAAGTGGCTCAACAAGCGGGCCAATGTCGGCGTGGTTCAGGGGAGTTAA